The sequence below is a genomic window from Fibrobacter sp. UWB10.
TTTGAGATAAACTTTTTTGTAGCCGAGCCTTTGGGCGTAATTAAGCGCTGCGTCAATTAAGCTTTTGGATAGCCGCTCTCCCCGGAATTTTTCGCTAACATAAACGAGGTTAATAAAGGGGCTGCAATTGAATTTCGGAGGAATGTTCCCGTTCTCCTCGAGAACGCAAAAGCCGACAGCATCTTCACCGTGTACAGCAATGAAAATTTTTTCCCAGTCTAGGAAATCGTTTTTTGACATTCGCTCGGCTAAACGACGCCCCGGCAGCCATGGGCAATCATTCGCGAAAGCGCGCGTCTTTTCCCACCACGGTTCATCTTTGTTGATCGCGATTATCATTGCTTGCCTCGGCTTTTAAAGAATCCCTATAGGACTTAACTAAACATGATAAACCTCTTTTAGGACAATATACCACTTTTTCAAAGGTATAGTTTTACCTCTGCCCAAAAAGAGCCCCTATAAGACATATCGAGTTTCTGAAAAACAAAGGCACCAATCAAGCCGCCATAAACGTAGACTTCGCGTCCGTTTTCCAAGGCGACAAGAAAAACAGTGCCGTAAAACTTGTTTTCAGAGCTTTGAACGGGAGACTTCAACTTTGGACAGCTTTCAATTCCAGCAATGCGAAAATCAAGATGAAGGGGACCAAAGTGAAATAGAAAAAAAAGACCACCCAGGCTATACATCAACAAGGGATCACCCGGCTACCTCATTCTGGATGTATCAGGGGATAACCGAGATCACCCATGATATACATCTTTTTTTAACGGAAGTCAATAGGAAATGTCAGATTTTATCAATGCAGACGTAGACATAGGCAAATTTAGTTTTTTCTCCGCTCATAAAGAGCCCCTATAAGACCTACTTTCTGAATATACCTTATTTTATGCGGGTTCGCAAGCGGTTTGACGCTGAAAAAATCAGAAAAATTGGATAGATTCTTTCCAGGAACTCCCTATCCGTGACGCTCAGCTGGCAAACCGTGGAGCGGGGCTCGATTAAATTGGTGATTCGTCGGCGGACGGCATTGTGCCTTTATTGCGCCGTGGATTCCGTAATCCCCGATGCTTCAGGGTGGCCACTGGATGCGGATTTCTTGAAGAAGATGAAACTCTGGTGGTTTGAAACTAGCGGCGTGCCCCTTGACCGGGAATACACATTTACTTATATTACAATCGTAATTCGATAATCCTCGCGACAGTCGACATAGACCATTTGGTCCGTACGTGCATTCGCGGCGGGGCCCATCAACCTTCTTGACGGTCCTGTTGGATAGCTGGTAGGAAAATACCCTACTCGGGTTCATTCGAAAGAGTGACAGGTAACGCCGGGGAAAGCCCCCGCCAACAGAATCGCAAGATTATCCCATTCCACGCAAGGCGTGGAAACTCCATTACAAAGCAAAAAAGCAAGGGCGTATAGTGCGTCGTTTTTACGGTGTATTCGCACCGTTGTGCAACCATTTTAAAGAGGATATCTATGTCGAAAAAATCTATCAATATCTTGGACAAGGATTACATTCACTGGGTCAAGGAACTTTCTTCCCGTTATCGCAAGAGCCAGATCAAGGCGGCGGTGAAGGTAAATAGCGAAATGTTGCGCTACTACTGGGAATTGGGGCGTGATATTGTAACCAAGCAGGCTGAAAGCAAATGGGGCAGCGGCTTCATGAAGAATCTGAGCCGAGACTTAAAGGCTCAGATTCCCAGTGCCACTTGTTTTTCTCCCACGAACATTCTGTACATGAAGAACTTTTATCTTATGTATCGCCCTTATTTGGAAAATGCACCCAAGATCGGGGAACAAAAGGAAGATTTTCCAATTACTCAACAAGTTGTTGAGCAAATTGCCCATGACATCTTTTCAATTCCATGGGGACATCACGTTGTCTTAATGGACAAGTTCAAGGAAAATCCTCAAAAGGCCCTGTTTTTTGCCCGCCAGACGGTAGAAAATGGCTGGAGCCGTTCGTCCCTTTTGAATGCGCTTTCTACCGATCTTTACGAGCGCCAGGGAAAGGCTTTGACGAATTTTGAACGGACTCTCCCTGCCGAAACAAGCGATTTGGCTCAAGAACTGACGAAAGATCCTTATAATTTCGCGTTTACGGGTATTACGGGCCGCTACAACGAAAAACTGCTGAAAGATAGTTTGCTGAACAACATTACCCGTTTTCTTGTGGAATTGGGCACGGGCTTTGCCTATGTCGGCAGAGAATATGGCATTATGGTAGGCGAAAGGGAGAAGTTCATGGATTTGCTTTTTTACAACCTGAATCTCTCTTGCTATGTCGTTGTCGAGGTGAAAATCGGGCGCTTTGAATTTGCCGATATCGGGCAACTGGGCGGATACATGGTGGCATGCAACCACATCCTTAAAAAGGAAGGGCGCGACAACCCGACAATCGGTCTGCTGATTTGCAAGGAAAAGGACAAGGTGCAGGCACAGTACGCACTGGAATCAAGTACGCAACCTATC
It includes:
- a CDS encoding GNAT family N-acetyltransferase, with protein sequence MIIAINKDEPWWEKTRAFANDCPWLPGRRLAERMSKNDFLDWEKIFIAVHGEDAVGFCVLEENGNIPPKFNCSPFINLVYVSEKFRGERLSKSLIDAALNYAQRLGYKKVYLKSEHHGLYEKYGFKKIADFEPTVGLANQLFEIKISI
- a CDS encoding PDDEXK nuclease domain-containing protein translates to MSKKSINILDKDYIHWVKELSSRYRKSQIKAAVKVNSEMLRYYWELGRDIVTKQAESKWGSGFMKNLSRDLKAQIPSATCFSPTNILYMKNFYLMYRPYLENAPKIGEQKEDFPITQQVVEQIAHDIFSIPWGHHVVLMDKFKENPQKALFFARQTVENGWSRSSLLNALSTDLYERQGKALTNFERTLPAETSDLAQELTKDPYNFAFTGITGRYNEKLLKDSLLNNITRFLVELGTGFAYVGREYGIMVGEREKFMDLLFYNLNLSCYVVVEVKIGRFEFADIGQLGGYMVACNHILKKEGRDNPTIGLLICKEKDKVQAQYALESSTQPISISEYELEKFYPEKVEGTMPSIEEIEKRLCEEPL